The sequence TTATGTTTTCTTTAGGTCTTTGTTAAGCCTTCAGTAAAGAATAATAGGGTGCAGAGTAATCAGTAAAATCTATACATTACTTTGAATAGGTCTTATTTTGgataatgtaaatatttatgtcaTTTTAAGTCCAGAGAAATAGTAACTAACTTTTGGTTTATAGTTTACTTTTCAATGTTAACACAGTATTTAGGATGCAGCAGGATTCTGTGTTTTGCAAAACTTTGAACTATGTGTGTTTTTGACATAGCTCTTCAGAATAGTTGCTAGCCCTGAAAGGAGCCTTCAGATGTATAATAGTGTCAGCAATTAATGTGTCTAATGGCAGTAGGCACCAGAAAGCTAAAAGAGATTCCAGGATACTGTGTCCATGAAAGGGGTTGGTAAATTATGGCCCcatcctgtttttataaatagagATTAGTTAGAATACAGCTGGGCCCGTTCTTTAaggtattgtctatggctgctgcCGTGCCACAAGTACAAACTTGAGTAGTGGCAACAGAGACCATGTGTCCccataaagtaaaaaatatttaccaaatgatCTTCATAGGaaaagtttgccagcccctgcCGTGGGGCCTCAAAGTCCCTTCCTTCAAAATACATTTATCAACTCTTCATTATTTCTTAGCCCAGTGGTTCCCAAATCGTCTTTTACAGGATGTTAATATTGTCTAAGTTTATAAGTGTTATGAGGAAAAGATCAATGCTAACAGtagttttttctttgtaatttattttaaaatataagtttaaGACTGCTAAACTCATTgctatagcttttatttttatgtgataaTCTACCTTTACGAAAAGGAGTGCCATACCTGAGAGCACCAGGAAGTCGAATGAGAGATCACCTGATACACGAACGTGTGATGTTCCATCTGCGCCTTGATGCATAGGCAGCACTTACAAATTAACTGATGAGTTGCTCTGTATCATCTCTTTGATGATTGCTCATCTTCTATGTGTCCTGTCTTATAATGTCAACACATTTGTGATACTCAATGTTTACTCTAAATTAACCATGTTTTGTACCACAAACACATTGCCTATGGATCTGTTGCTGAAACAAGGAAGTCTTAAACAAGAAGTAGAATCTTTTTGTTATCAAATTGTGTCTGAATCAAATGATCAAAAGGTTGGAATATTACAAAGTGAAGATGAGCAGTTGCAGCCTTCAGTTTCTAAAAATTCAGAAGGTGAGCTTTCCAGGGTCAAATTTATGTCCAATTCCAACAAAATAACAACATTTAGTAagaaaccaaaaagaagaaaatatgatgAAAGTTACTTGTCTTTTGGATTTACTTACTTTGGAAATAGAGATGCACCTCATGCTCAGTGTGTGTTATGTAAGAAAATTCTATCAAATAGCTCTTTGGCCCCTAGTAAGCTTCGAAGACATTTGGAAACTAAACATGCTGCATATAAAGACAAAGACATTAGCTTTTTCAAGCAACATCTTGATTCACCTGAAAATAGTAAACCCCCAGCACCTAAAATTGTCAATACAGATAATGAAAGTGCTACAGAAGCATCGTACAATGTAAGTTACCACATTGCCCTGAGCGGAGAGGCTCATACTATTGGAGAGTTGCTTATCAAGCCTTGTGCGAAAGATGTCGTGATGCGGATGTTTGACGAACAGTATAGTAAAAAAATAGATGCAGTACAGCTGTCAAACAGTACTGTTGCGCGTCGAATTAAGGATCTAGCTGCTGACATTGAAGAAGAGCTTGTTTGTAGACTGAAGATTTGTGATGGGTTTTCACTGCAGCTAGATGAATCAGCTGATGTTTCAGGACTTGCTGTGCTGCTTGTGTTTGTTCGTTACAGGTTTAATAAGTCTATTGAGGAAGACCTACTCTTATGTGAGTCTTTGCAGAGTAATGCCACCGGTGACGAAATTTTCAACTGCATCAACAGTTTTATGCAAAAACATGAAATTGAATGGGAAAAATGTGTTGATGTTTGTAGTGATGCTTCTAGGGCAATGGACGGGAAAATTGCCGAGGCTGTCACCTTGATAAAATATGTGGCTCCCGAAAGCACCAGTAGTCACTGCCTATTATATAGACATGCACTTGCAGTTAAAATAATGCCTACATCTCTGAAAAATGTGCTCGATCAGGCAGTCCAAATCATCAATTATATTAAAGCTCGGCCACATCAGTCCAGACTACTAAAAATTTTATGTGAAGAAATGGGTGCCCAGCATACAGCACTTCTTCTAAATACGGAGGTGAGGTGGCTTTCCCGAGGTAAAGTTCTTGTAAGACTCTTTGAGCTTCGTCGTGAACTATTGGTTTTCATGGATTCTGCTTTTCGACTTTCTGATTGTTTAACAAATTCATCGTGGCTGCTAAGACTTGCATATCTTGCAGatatttttactaaattaaatGAGGTTAATCTGTCGATGCAAGGGAAAAATGTGACAGTTTTTACagtatttgataaaatgtcatcattgttaagaaaattagaattttgggcCTCATCTGTAGAAGAAGAAAACTTTGATTGTTTTCCTACACTCAGTGACTTTTTGACTGAAATTAATTCTACAGTTGATAAAGATATTTGCAGTGCCATTGTGCAGCACCTAAGGGGTTTGCGCTCTActctgttaaaatattttcctgtaacAAATGATAATAATGCTTGGGTTAGAAATCCATTTACAGTAACTGTTAAACCAGCCTCATTAGTGGCACGGGACTATGAGAGCCTGATTGATTTAACATCTGATTCCCAGGTGAAGCAAAATTTCAGTGAACTTTCACTTAATGATTTTTGGAGTAGCCTAATTCAGGAGTATCCAAGTGTTGCGAGGCGTGCCGTTCGTGTATTGCTTCCTTTTGCTACAATGCACCTGTGTGAAACAGGATTTTCCTATTATGCTGCAACAAAAACGAAGTACAGGAAAAGACTTGATGCTGCACCTCATATGCGGATCCGACTTAGCAACATCACACCTAATATTAAGCGGATATgtgataaaaagacacaaaaacacTGTTCTCATTAAAATTGGAGGGTTCTGCATGCCTCTTGATAACCAAATATaaggtgaaaataaaaaatgatttgcTTCACCACTGGTATTTTGaggttttaaataaaatgattcaaGTATATACCTCTTCGATTTTAAGAAAGGTAAAGAATCAAAAATGTGAACATGTGTTACTGTTGGTGTTTCTTCATCACATTGTAATTTCAAAGGGTTCCAGGTCATGATTATGGGAAATACTGATTCACAAGATAAAGTCCCAGTTTCTTAGCATGACTATCTTTTCAGGATCTCATCTCTGCCAATCTTTCTGGCCACGCCCACCCTCCAATCACAGGGAACTTCTTGCCTAAACATATCTGACTGTATCACGTTTTCAGGTCTCAAAAAATTGTTTCTTCACCTTGCTTCCTGACAAACTCCTATTTGCTTTTCAGCCCTTTTAGTTAATCTTAGATCCTGTCATTCTCCATATCTTTCTGTTTGGCCCTGTTTTTTGTGTATGTCTCAACTGTGAACTGCTTGGTGATCTCAAAATTTCCAGTGTTACTGGACTGAGCTGTTAACATGGTCTTATCCAGCTCTGTGTCTCATTTATCTGGCAGAAGATCTTAACTAAAGTAGGTGCTAAGTAAAGGAAAAAGTGTTGGTAAATGTGAACCAACAAAAAATTGGATAGGACATGTTAGCTTATATTTATATGTTCTCGTGTGTAGAATGCTACTCTTTGTGTTTGGGGCTCTGTTATTCTATTAGAATTTAATGTGGCTGTTAGGCAGAAGTCACTGAGGGATGTCAGAGATCTGATTGGAGCTGAACTACTGGAGAGAGAGTATAAAgaacattttcacattctctttgtTTCTCAGTTCCTATATAGATTATTGCAAATTCCGTATACTATAGTCTAATGAGGCTTTACCGTACTTGAAGATGATTAGACTTGAAACCTCTATCAGTTCATTCTTAGAATACTGCAAAAGATTTCTGACTGACTCTCCTGCCTCTGGTCTCCTCTTAGCATGTCACATCACACAACGCAGCTCACTAACAGTGTTAAGTTTTCTGTTACTCCTATAGCCAAGAGCTACTAGAGAtagccattatttatttaatctcaCTTATTCAAAACTATGCCCCGTTTTAGGGAGGAATACCTCTCCTCCCTACGGCAGAATGTGGTAGGATGACTAGGTTCCAGTACCTGCTCTACTACTTAACTAGCTAATCAACTTTAGACAGTTCGAGCCTTCCTGAACCTCAGTTATCTCGTTTGTAAAATTGTAATTATGCTGCCTTTGAAGAGTTACTAAGATGAAATGAGTATGTATACAAAACTCCTCTAACAGTGGGTGGTCAGGTGGTCAGGAATAGATTAAGTGATGTGTATTAGTTCCTTGCCATATCCAACCATGTCCCAGTTAAACTTTACTCCACAGTCAAACTTCCAGTCTGAGTTTTTATTCTCTGTGGAAACTCAGCAGATCTCAAGGCTGTAGGACCTCACCTAATCTGAGGCTGCAAGATTAAGTATTTTTAGTCcaggtttttttctcctttgtcacATTATTAAGCACCTATTTGCCAGTTACCCTACTAGATGCTTGTATGTCATCAATAATCTTTATAACAATCATGGAATTAGGTAATTTTTGAATTTGTGCAAAGTCACACAATAAATAGCAGAACTTAGTTTAAAGTGGGTCTTTTCTGATGGTACTTTATGCCATCTTTGCCTTTCAGATTTTTCTAAGAGTATCAGTGACTTGGGAGTATAGCTAAAACTCCCTACTAAAATGTGGACATTTCTTTGAaatcctctgttttcttctctaaGTTCATCCAAAATAGCCATCTACTTCAAAGTATGactgttttaatataaaaatgtgtaaaataggGATTAAATTGCTACCAAGTAAAATTATTTCTCCAAAAAGATTCATCATAATTACTCATACATGCAGTACTTTTTGTCAGCTAATCCTGGAATTAAGTCTACCCAAGTTTGAGAAGTAGGTACAAAGCCTTAATGTCTACATCTGGCTCATACCTCAAGTTTGATAACCAGACTCCCTATGTGATTGCTGAAACAGAGCTTCTGCTTAGGTCATCTGTCCAGGATATCGCCTCTTGAAATACAAGACCTCTCTTGCTTTCTAGTCCTTTACCCCTAACCACTTCCTCTGAGAATCTACTCTTCTGCATTTAAACCCAAGTCTATTGACTGGGACCGCTAACTGCTACTAGACCTCTTTAATGGTTCTTAATGGCAACTGCATACCTGTTCTATAACCTATCAGGACTAACCTATGGGTACCATGTATGGCTAGTGAGAATAGACTTTTAGCACCTAAAGGTGGGTCTCATACCTGCTGGATAATGGTTAAGTCTAGCTCCAGGCAGCAACTTCTGTATTACCCTAACCTACTGCGGTTACTGTGACTGAGTCCCGAGagaagattcttttcctttatgtttaaACTCTACCTATGCTTCGGAATCAGCCTTCCTTAAGTAAAACCCAAGCAAAGTAAGTCTTGAGCACTGTCAAATTCCCTTTCTTTTGTATCTCTAAAGCCCTTTGGTTAGCCTGCCATTATTCCCTAAGTCTTCAGATACTAGAGGCTCCGTCTGGAACTAGAGGGAAACCTGAAAACCCCATCgcacaaaagagaaaacaactcTAAAGGAAGAAATGGGTGGCATTCTGCTTAGTGCTCGAGATATTTGGGGGCTAAACAATACAGCAACCTCAAATAACAGCTACTCTTCCTATTCCTGAAGCAATAAAGCTCCCATAACATTTCCAATCCAAAAGGactttcccacttttttttttttttttgctttttctgaaattaatttaattggattcatattttccttaaaaatatgaaCCACAAATGTTTCTtgtattagtcaaggttctcAACTGTAATTTATACGAACCCAAATCGAGCTTACTCAAGTCAGAAAGTGTACTTACTGATCAATGTTTGCAGTAGCTTCAGGGATGACTGGGTCTGTGTTAAGATGGTGTTATCAAGAACCTCTTTTCATCActttggtatttttgttttgttgaggtATAGTTAATGTACAATGTCATATGGGCTTTGTTACTTTTAATCCCTATATttcaagtacagttgacccttgaacaacacaggtttgaactgcatgggtccactcgtacccagatttttttcaatagtaagtTATACCGTATTTATAGCATCTGTGGTTAGTTACGTCTGCAGAGGAGGGCTGCACTATAAGTTATATATGAATCCTCATGAAGGATTGGTTTCCCTGACCCCCATGTTGTGCAAAGGTCAATTGTAATTGAAATTGCTTTCATTTCTTAATCAGGATTGTTTCCTGTTTCCAGTCTTGCCCTAGTACCACACGTACATAAATACACAATTGTAATCTCTTAGAGCTAAGACTTCTTTTGGATTATTCATAGAACTTAGCAAATTTCTAATCATACTAACAGTCCTCAGTGAATTGAATCCCCTAGCTTAAAAAGTAAAGTATTAAGGTGAAATACAATTCATACTATAATGTTATGAGAATTAGCTTTAAAATCCTTGGCCTCACTTAAACAGATAAGGCAGTAAATATTCTTTACCTTTCAGACTTCAAAAGCagcattttttttcactctgtatagtttttttttttaattgtaggaaGACATAACCcaaaatttactatttttacCACTTTTAAGAAGatggttcagtggcattaaggacattcacaatattgtacaatcatcaccaccatccatctccagaactttttcatcttcccagactgaaactctgtccctatTAAACACTAACCCCCACTCCCTCCGTTAGTCCCTGACACTCATCAttcttactttctgtctctatgaatttggaTACCCTAGGGACCTCATAGTGAAATCAGTCATACATCatttgtccttttatgtctggcttatttcactcggCATGtcttctaggttcatccatgttatagcatgtgtcagaatttcctttcttttgaaggatgaataatactccaatgtatatatatatatatgcgtgtgtatatatacacacattttgtttatccattcatccatcagtggacatttgggttatatgcatattttggctactgtgaataatactgctgtgaatatGGGAGTACAGATATCTTTTGACTCCCCAAGGCAGCATTTCTTTAATTTAAGCATTTCCTTAAAAATGCAATTTTACTCTCCAAAATATAATTCACCTACAACTCCTGAAAGAATGTATCAGCTCTATAAATCTAAATGCCTGTGGAACTTATGCATGttgtttactttcattttttaaagttggtaTAACTGCACTGTTAATTAGTACAATGGAAAGAATTCTAAAGCAACTGTCGACAGACTTGTGTTCTGCAACTAATTAACTGTCTTAGATAAGTTCATCCTCCTCTCTTGACCTTAGTTTTTCAGTTATCAAATGAAAGGGGTTGAACTAGAATGAGCTCTAATGTTCTTgtcaaataagataaaaattttaacctAAACATAGATTGGGTGATAAGATGTGCTCAGTTATTTGAGatatgtgagttttttttttcttagaagccAAGCTTTAAAATGAGTCTTTTACCATGTTTCCCAGCAaccaaattataaaatttataaattgccCCATCATGGATACTTAGTGGATGGAAGGAATGAAGTGCTTTTTTGGAAGGGAGATGTactttgaaattaagaaaacattggAAAATCTAAAATATGTTTGGTTATGGCTATACTGGAACCTACTGTAGATTAAAGAATAACTCAAGCATCAggcaggttgcaggggaaattgtTGACTGATCTCAgcatctatttttctttcccaaactGTACTCTGATTTGCTTTCAGGTATCCACTTTCCCCTACATAAtccatatatttaaataaaagctGACCCCACTCTAGCTTTAGGAATAGACTTGTTTTGTCTAAGATAAtagctttcaaactttttttgaGCCCAATTCACAATAGGAAACAAATTTTACATTATGAtccaggtgtgtgtatgtgtgagcacCAAAGTTTCATGAAACAGCACTAATCTCTCATATGTGTAGTATAATTccaaatatgtttaattttttaaatgatgaggaCTCAAAGATTATTTCATGATCTGTTCTTAGGTAACAGTACTCCGTCTGAAAGACGCTGGTGAGTATAATGCCATTGCCCTTACAAAAACTGTTCAAGGAACCATAGTATTCCTCTGGCCACAGGAATTGGCCCAGAAGTAGCATGTGACCCAATACAGGCAAGTGAAAAGCAAAGGCAGTATTAATATGGGCTTTGACAAAAGATGTTTCCTCACTCTTAAGAAAGAGATAAATGTCCTGTGTCCTTGGCAGGCCTGGAATCGCTGCAGCTCTCTAGCTACCAGCATGGGGACAAAACCAATGCAGAGAGGAGGGCACAGCCAAAATACCAGAATTAAACCAGAgccctgcctgaaccacacttgATCACTGACTTtactgactttaatttttttgttaccTAGGCCAATAAAACCCTTATTGTCCAAGACCATTTACATTGGGTTTTCTATTACCATAGGCAAAATCATCTTAACTAATACAGTGGCCTAAAAGGAAAGCAATATAAAACTAGGATGTATTGGTAAATTTAGCTGCAATGATGAGGGCCTTCTCAAAAAAACTAAGCCTGATCTCTTTATTCCGCCATCTACCGTAGTGTTATCCTTCAAAAGTCTGCTGCTGGTAATATTTTATAGACCAGAAACTAAATCAGTACATATATGACATCATTAGATATTATCAAATGCCATTTCTCTTAGTGGGACAACTTGATAATAAGTGAATTTTACTTAGTAGCTTAGGCAGGGCTAGTTAAGAATCAACTATATAATTCAAATTAGAAATTAACCTTGAAAAcaaatctgttcatt is a genomic window of Camelus bactrianus isolate YW-2024 breed Bactrian camel chromosome 10, ASM4877302v1, whole genome shotgun sequence containing:
- the ZBED5 gene encoding zinc finger BED domain-containing protein 5, translated to MIAHLLCVLSYNVNTFVILNVYSKLTMFCTTNTLPMDLLLKQGSLKQEVESFCYQIVSESNDQKVGILQSEDEQLQPSVSKNSEGELSRVKFMSNSNKITTFSKKPKRRKYDESYLSFGFTYFGNRDAPHAQCVLCKKILSNSSLAPSKLRRHLETKHAAYKDKDISFFKQHLDSPENSKPPAPKIVNTDNESATEASYNVSYHIALSGEAHTIGELLIKPCAKDVVMRMFDEQYSKKIDAVQLSNSTVARRIKDLAADIEEELVCRLKICDGFSLQLDESADVSGLAVLLVFVRYRFNKSIEEDLLLCESLQSNATGDEIFNCINSFMQKHEIEWEKCVDVCSDASRAMDGKIAEAVTLIKYVAPESTSSHCLLYRHALAVKIMPTSLKNVLDQAVQIINYIKARPHQSRLLKILCEEMGAQHTALLLNTEVRWLSRGKVLVRLFELRRELLVFMDSAFRLSDCLTNSSWLLRLAYLADIFTKLNEVNLSMQGKNVTVFTVFDKMSSLLRKLEFWASSVEEENFDCFPTLSDFLTEINSTVDKDICSAIVQHLRGLRSTLLKYFPVTNDNNAWVRNPFTVTVKPASLVARDYESLIDLTSDSQVKQNFSELSLNDFWSSLIQEYPSVARRAVRVLLPFATMHLCETGFSYYAATKTKYRKRLDAAPHMRIRLSNITPNIKRICDKKTQKHCSH